The genomic DNA TTTCCCCGAGAGGTTTCCACTTGTCCACAACTGGTAAGATGCTGGTGCTCACAGGGAATTTCCCCACCGTCTCCCAGACATTTGTTCTCCGAGAAATTCAAGCCGCCAAAGAATTAGGCTGGTCAGTCCACGTAATTGCCTCTGGAGTTGGCAACGAAACTGACTTAAAACAAGCAAGTGAGTATGGTATCTCCCAGAAAGAATACTCGATACTCAACTGGCGATACTGCATCCCTACCTTCAATTGTAAAAACAAGAAGATCATCGAGGCGGCTGAGCGCGATAAATACGGTTGGTACTTATCATTGAAGCGAAAAACATACTTCAAAAAATTATTAAAACACGCGTTTGTACAGCAAGCCGACCTGATTCACGCACACTTTGTGCAATGGGCTTCAGAAGTAGGTGTGGGACTCAGCAGGATCTTGGGCATCCCGCTAACGATTGAGGCACATGATGGTCACCTGCCGCTGTATCCTAAGGAGACACTCACCAAGGTCCAAAACACCGCCTCGGCAATTGGCTGCGTAAGCAACGAATGGGTTGATGTCTGGGCAAATAAAACCGGAAGTCGTGAGAAACTTCACTGGCTTCCAAACGGTGTCGACTTAGGTGAGTTCAAAATCGCGCCCCAGAAAACAAGCAAAACTCCAGTTATCATCTCTGTCTCAAACTGCGTAGAACATAAGCGTCCCCAAGATCTTCTTCAAGCTGCAGCAATTCTTAAAAAAAAAGAGCTGGATTTCAAGATGGTAATTGTGGGCGGCGGTCCATTTCTGACACGACTCCGAAAATTGAGTTCTGATCTGGCATTAAATGACACATGCCGATTAATAGGAGCACAACCCCACAGTCGGGTCCGAGAAGAATTTCTGGCTGCAGATATTTTTGCGTTATGCAGCGAACGAGAGTCCTTTGGAATTGTCACAGTTGAAGCGATGTCATCAGGACTGCCAACAATCACTTCACGCACAGCAGGAGCTAAGGACATTGTCCTAGAAGGGGAAACAGGCTACACGTTCAACGCAGGCGATGTCGCGTCGCTAACGCAGCACCTTGAAAGACTCATCAAAGACCACCGACTTCGACGATCAATGGGACTGAAAGGAAGAGATCGTGCTTCGTCGAAATTTTCTTGGCAGAATCATATGAACATTGTTTCTGGCATGTGGCACATGCCAGAAACCCAAAAAAGGACTGTCCCTCAAAGCCATGAAGATCCCCATGAATAATGGGTGTCCAGTTGAGAATGTATCCTCTCCGAAAGTTAGTTTGCCCAACTCTTCTCTACACAACCTTTAACGTGACTAAATGATTGGACACAGCTCTAGAAGATGTTCGTAAAACTTCCACACGTAACTACCACCATCGATGCTGGCCTGAAGTCTCGTAACAAATCGAAAGCGGGGAGTCTTCAATACCCAATCTTCATAGGCCTAGTTGATCCCCTCTAATCTAAACTAAGAAGATCCAGCAACGCACTATCCAAGCGAGATAAATGACAATAAGATGAACAGGGTACTTCCCCATAACGTATTGCTCCTATCCAATTCTCCCAAAATTGGCGGTGGCAACCGTAGCTTGCTATTATTACACCAAGGGCTCAAATCACGCGGAGTCGCTGGGAGTGTTGTGGTCCCCGAGGAAGGGCCAATGGCACAGGCATGTCTAGCAGAGTCGGTCCCCTACAATCTCCATGAGATCGACAGCCCCTCATGGCAAAGACCGGACAGGGCTTGGCTGTCCGCTCGTCGATGGAGTCGAATTTTACAACAATCGAATGCTGACATTATCCACGCAAACGACACCACAACCGCCCGGTCAGTCGCTATCGCTGCATGGCGGGCGGACGTGCCCGTTGTTTGCCACATTCGCTTTCCCTTAGGTCCCGAAGCAATTGCCTGGACTTTCAAGCGACTCCCCAAACCAACAGCGTTCATTTTTAACAGTCACGCCCTAAAGGCTGAATGTGGACCTCATTTTGAGCAAGCGTGCCCAGAGTCGAAGCAATATGTCGTCCACAATGCTGTGAACTTGGAACAATTTTACCCCAGCCCCAAACAGTCGAGAAAATATCGAGTTGGAATCTTAGCCAATTTAATTCCTATTAAAGGCCACATTGATTTCCTTCAAATGGCACGCTTGATTCTGAAACAAGGTTGTGAAATGGAATTCAGCCTTATCGGCGAAGACATTCACAACACTGGATACAGATCGGAACTAGAGCAAATTGCCACTGACTTGGGATTAAGCAAGAGTGTCCAGTTCCTTGGTCATCGAAACGACATTCCGGAACTGCTGGCCGAACTCGACTTGCTAGTTTGTCCATCTCACGTGGAGCCGTTTGGGAGATGCTTGATTGAAGCGATGGCGTGTGAAAAACCAGTTGTCGCTACGCGAGTTGGTGGAATCCCTGAAGTCGTTGACGATGGTGTCACTGGCTTGCTAGTTCCTGCATCTTCACCGCATTCACTCGCGGAGGCTGTGTTAAGAATTCATAGTGATTCTGAACTCGCGAACGCTATGGGAAAAGCCGGAAGAAAACGAGTCGAAAAATTATTCACACCGGAAGCCCATGCAGAAGCAATTCATCAAGTCTACGACGCAGCATTGACCGTCACCGACAAACGCAAAAGCCCGAAATTAGCCACTACAGTATTGGAAGATTAGTAGGTGACAACTTGGTAATTATCGTCAACACGTAGCATAAGGGCTCAAAGAAGGCTGCTGAGCAGGTTCACAAGTGGTTTGCCAGTAGCGTGAACGTGGTGCGGGATGCCAGTAGCCATTGAGGTCCTTGCCGGTCGCGTTCGGGCCAAGGTGCCTTTCACGCAAATTAAATTCCAGTACATGTTCTATACTTCTGAGCCTCGGATAGATCATCTTCCCCAAGTCATCATCTATTCACAACGAGTCAGAACATCAAGAATAACAGTGCATCCTATGTCTTGGGCAACAGGCTTTTAGAGGGCGTCGTGTCGATGAAGCGTCTTCAAGTAGTGACATGAACACGATAAAAAAAACTGTATTCAAAGTTTTTGACAAAATCACTCAACATCAATCTGGTGTCGACAGCCTGGTGCGCTGCTTAGGTCCGATCTTCGGTAAGCGGTTTCTCACATCAGGAGGAATCGAAAACACTCGCGCCCCCTACTCTGATTTGCCTCAGAGTAACGATCTCAATCAAACAAATTCCAGAAGCGACATTGTTCTCCTGACTGGCCGATTCCGAAGTGGGTCGACTTTGCTTTGGAATGTTTTTCGTCAGCTTGACGGGACTACCAGCTTTTACGAGCCCTTCAATGAACGCCGTTGGTTTGACCCACAAACACGCGGCGCGAATGTTGATGGCACTCATCGTCAAGTGAACAGCTACTGGGAGGAGTACGAGGATGCTGAAGATCTTGCCGAATTCTATCACGAGGACTGGATTCGACGCGGGCTGTACATGGACGAAGGGAGTTGGGATGGCCAGATGAAGCGTTATCTCGAGCGGATGATTGAACACTCATCAGGTCGACCAGTCTTGCAATTCAATCGTATTGACTTCCGACTCCCTTGGTTTCGTCATTATTTTCCAAACGCAAAAATCATTCATATCTACCGGCATCCGCGTGAGCAATGGTGCTCTACGCTTCAGGACATTTCTCTATTTGGGCCAGAGGATGGGACAATTGAAGACTTTTCCAGTGCCGACAAATTTTACCTCAGAACTTGGGTCAACGACTTAAAGCCACATTTTCCATTTCTCGCTGAGACTTCAGTACACCCGTACCGACATTACTATTGGATTTGGAAGCTCTCCTATTTATTCGGGCAGCAGTACGCACATCATTCATTGTGCTTTGAGAACCTTGTTGCACAACCAAACCAAGAGCTTAAAGCAGTCTTCGATCTGCTCAATATCGAAATCCAAGACTGGACCAAAATCGAATCAATCTTTGAAAAACCAGTCACTGGACGATGGCAGCAATATGCTTCGAATGAATGGTTTCGAGCTCACGAGAGTGAGTGCGAAACCGTGCTCGATGCTTTCCTAGGCCGAAGTGACGCCACTCTGAAATCATGAAAAAAATCTTACTACTCTCGGAAGTTTTTCCGCCTCAGAATGGGGGGTCGGGGCGGTGGTTTTGGGAGATTTATTCTCGGCTGAACCGGGAGCAGGTCTGTATTGCTGCCGGAGAGCATGAGGGGGCTGAGGAGTTTGATCGTCAACATGAGTTGAACGTAGAGCGATTGCCACTGACGCTTTCGACTTGGGGAGTTGCTAGTTGGTCGGGCTTTAATGGGTATTGGAGGATCTTCAAACGAGTGCTGAAAGTTGTGCGTCGCGAGAAGATCACGATGATTCACGCTGGTCGGTGCTTGCCGGAAGCGGTCGTGGCGATGGCTGTCAAAAAGCTCAAGGGGACGCCATACGTCTTTTATGTTCATGGCGAAGACGTCAACACCGCCTGGTCGAGTCGAGAATTAACCTTTCTTGTTCGCCGAGCTTTAAATAGCGCGACTTACTGTATCGCGAATAGTCAAAATACTGCACGGCTTCTTCAGGAAGATTGGGGATTACCTGCAGAGAAGATTCAGGTACTCCACCCCGGAGTCGACACTCAGCGTTTCATGCCAGAGGAGCGGTCTCTGAGCATTCGGGAATCTCTTGGATGGGGAGACCGGACAGTGATTTTAACGGTCGGTCGGCTACAAAAACGGAAGGGGCAAGACATGCTCATCCGTGCTTTGCCTGCGATCCGTGAACAGTTTCCTGACGTACTGTATTCGATCGTTGGTGATGGAGCGCAGCGCGAATCACTCGAACGACTTGCCGAAGAACTGGGCGTCAAAGAGTCACTTCAATTTCAAGGTGAGACGACCGACGAAGAACTTGCAGCCTGTTACCGACAATGCGACCTCTTTGCGTTGCCGAACAGGGAGATCGACGGTGACATTGAAGGTTTTGGCATGGTGTTACTAGAAGCTCAGGCCAGTGGTCGGCCTGTGCTTGCAGGCGATTCAGGTGGAACGGCAGAGACGATGGATATCGACAAGACTGGTGTTATTGCAGACTGCACTTCTCCGGAACCATTGGCTGAAGCCATCCTCAAATTACTGAATGATGAGGCTCGACGGGAGCAAATGGGACGCGAGGCAAGAGGCTGGGTTGTCAGCCAATTCGACTGGTCAGCACTCGCTCGGCAAGCGGGGGAGTTGTTTGGGGTTGAGGTTGTTGCGGGGTTGGAGGGCTGTTCTGTGGCGGAGGGGTCGGAAGTGGCGTCGGACGCGAACTGAATCTCATCGATACACAATTCTCACCAATGGCCTCCTTCGTGAACGATCAGTCTTTTGAGGAAGAAGCGATTCAAATTCCATTGAACGTTGAGTTCGGCGAGTGTTCCGAGTTGCGAACTCAGCCGGTCTGTTTTGGTGTCCCTTTGCCGCAGGGTACACAGGTCTTAGCAGGACGTTTGCATGACGGGAATGGTGGTTGCGTCCCTGTTCAACTGGAACCACTGAGTCAGTGGCCTGACAATTCTGTACAGTGGTTGTTAGTGGATGCGATTTTGCCAGTTGGTTATTCGCCGGGAACTTCAACCTTGGAACTGGCTGATACTGAGGCGTACTTCTCAAGTGACTCAACTTCTCCAGCGAAGCAATCGATTATTATTCGCGAGAGCGAGAAACAGATTGCCATCGAAACCGGAACTGCCCTGTTTCAGGTTGGCCGAAAAACATTGCGACCGCTCGAACAGGTCTCTCTCAACGGCGCTGAGATACTTGGGGCTTCAGGAATCCGACTCGTCGTTACTAATTCTTCTGGAGAGAAATTTGAAGCGGAGTGCGAAGGCTGGAGAGTGGAAGCTTCGGGGCCAGTACGAGCCACAATTGTTGGCAGCGGAAGCTTTCCTCAACTGAAAAACCTGCGTGCCACGATCAGGTTGAATTTCTATTCAGGCAGTGGGTTAGTTCTCCTGGAAGTCGCAGTTCACAACCCAAACCGAGCTCAACACCCTGGCGGTTTATGGGACCTGGGAGACAGCGGCTCATTGCTATTTCAAGACTTGTCGATCGAACTCGAATTTGCCCAGGGAGCCAGTAAAAATGAGGTTCGTTGCAAGGTCGAGCCAGACTCTCCAGCCTCAGTAGTTCAGGATCAAAGCTGGAGCCTGTACCAGGATTCAAGCGGCGGAGAAAACTGGAACAGCGTCAACCACGTCAATTGGGAAGCGAAGGTCACGACCAATTTCCAAGGCTATCGCAACAAGTTAGGGACTGAGGCAGCGGCGGGGCTACGAGCAGAGCCTGTTTTTGACCTCCTGACGCCACAAGGTCGAACAGCGTTCGGAGCTCCAAACTTTTGGCAGCAATTTCCCAAAGCGATCACGGTGGCTCAGAACAAAGTTCGAATTGGATTGTTTCCGCATGAACATAGTGACCTCCACGAACTTCAGGGAGGAGAACGTAAAACTCACTCTGTGTGGATCGATTTTAAAACTGGTGAATCGAATCTCGATGAACTGGAATGGATTCATCACCCTGCGAGGGTTCAACCGACGGCGAAGTGGTGCGACTCAACTGGGTGCACACCGCAGCTTGAAATCGATGAATGCCAGCGGCGCAGCGACTTCGATTCACTTCTTTCTGAAGGAGTCGAAGGTGACAATGGAATTCTAGCTCAGCGCGAGAAAGTCGACGAATATGGTTGGCGAAACTTTGGAGAGATCTTCGCTGATCACGAGGCGGCCTACTACGAGGGCTCAAAGCCGCTGATGTCGCATTACAACAATCAATACGACATGATCCACGGATTCCTGTTGCAATCTTTGCGTACGGGGAAGTGGTCCTGGTTCAAACTGGGCGACGATCTCGCGAAGCATGTCGTTGACATTGACCTCTACCACACGACGCAAGATAAGGCAGCGTACAACGGTGGTCTTTTTTGGCTGACTGACCACTATGTTCACGCACACACCGCGACGCACCGGACTTACTCGAAGCACAATTGCCCTGCAAATGGAATGTATGGTGGAGGCCCAGGAGCGGAACACAATTTCACCAGCGGCTTGCTGTTGCATTATTTCCTCACAGGAAACTCGAATTCAAAAGCGGCGGTTCAGCAACTCGCAGACTGGGTCATTGCGATGGACGACGGGTCTCGAACAGTCTTTGGAATTGTCGACGATTCGTTCACTGGGCTGGCCACCGGGAGCGATACGTACCATGGGCCAAACCGCGGCGGAGGATTTTCGATCAACGCACTTCTCGACGCCTGGACACTGACTCACCAAGACAAGTACATTCAAACAGCAGAGCGCTTTATACGCCGTTGTGTTCATCCTCACGATGACATTAACAAGAACGACTTGCTGAATGTCGAGGCACGCTGGTCCTACACCGTATTCTTGTCATCAGTCCTGAAGTATCTGGAGCTGAAAGCGCGAGCTGGTGAACTGGATCGCATGTATGCATATGCCCAAGCTTCGATTATCCATTACGCGAAGTGGATGATCGAGAATGAAGTCCCTTACTTCGACCAGATCGAGAAGCTGGAGTATCCGACAGAGGCTTGGGCCGTCCAAGAGTTTCGGAAAGCAAATGTACTGAGACTCGCTGCTGCTCATACCGAAGGTGATTTACGACACTCCCTGCTTCAGCGAGGCAAGGAGTTTTCAGATCGTGCCTGGCAGGACTTGCTCCGATTTGAAACTCGAACCAATGCCCGCTCTCTTGCAGTCATGATGATCGAGGGGATGACCGATTGTCGTCTACGCGCTAATGTCAATCCCCCAGCTCCTCAAGCTGATGCCTCTTTATACAGAGAGTTTGGAACTCCAGAACAATTCGTCTCACAAAAACAGAGGGTAAAAAGTCAATTACGTCAACCGGTTGGGATCGCCAAAGCTGTGGCCTCGACATTGAATCCGTTACGCTGGCAACGATATTGGCGTATTAAAAACAGAGCCACATGAAAGAGACGGTAAAAAATCTGGCAAATTTCGTGGCGAGCCTTTTGGCCTTACCATTTGTGGGGTGCTACCAACTGAGCAAAGCACTAATCGGTGAGACACAGGCCTTTCCCGGTTACTCTCAAGCAGTGAGTGTTTTGCCGGGGTTTTGTGGTATTTACTTCCGCAAATCGTTCTACCGAGTCGTGTTGCCGTACGTCGGGAGAGATGCCTGTATTTGCTTCGGGACCGTTTTTTCGCACCCGGGGGTCTCGGTCGGAAAGACGGCTTACGTCGGTGTCGGGTGCATGATTGGTGATGTCGAGATTGGCGACGATGTCTTGATCGGCTCGCATGTTTCTATCATCAACGGAAACCGGCAACATGGAATCGACCGGCTGGATCTTCCAATTCGGGAACAAGTCGGAGTTTATCCACGAATCACGATTGGGCAGGATAGCTGGATTGGGGATCGGGCAATTGTGATGGCAAACGTTGGCAAACATTGCGTCATCGGTGCGGGATCGGTCGTCACAAAACCTGTCAACGATTATGAAATCGTTGTCGGAAACCCAGCCAAAGTCATCGGCCGTAGAGACGAACTTCAACCGGCAAAAGATTCTGTTTGAGTCTTGTTAGTTTACAATTTCAACCAATATTAAGAATCACTAGCAATACCACTGAGATCGAGATCGGTCACTGTGATCTCCAGATCTAAGACGAGGTTTGCTAGAGCTATAAAGTTCTCTTTTATGTGCGGGATCGCGGGTGTTCTCTTTGCTGATGGTGCTCAGCCTGTTGAAGAAGTACGGCTGCGCGAGATGGCGGATTCCATCGCGCATCGTGGACCGGATGCGGAAGGGATTTGGAAAGCGTCGGGAATCGGACTGGCTCATCGTCGACTTTCGATTATCGATCTCTCCGATGGAAATCAACCGATTGCGAATGAAGACGGATCCGTTCAAGTCGTCTTTAACGGCGAAATCTACAACTACCGAGAATTGCAATCGGAACTCATCGCAAAAGGGCATCGATTCCGAACCAACAGCGACACAGAAGTTCTTGTCCACCTGTACGAGGAGATGGGCGTTGAGTTCGTGAAACGGTTGCGAGGGATGTTTGCGGTTGCCCTCTGGGATGTGAAACGTCAACGGCTCGTACTGGCACGCGATCGCGTAGGACAGAAACCACTTTATTATTTCCAAGATGAGAAACGTGTTCTCTTCGGCTCTGAAATCAAAGCAATTTTGAGTTGGGGAAACATCCCAAGAGAGATCAATCTTGAGGCCTTAGAGAGCTATCTAACCTTCGGAGTCGTCCCCGGTGAACTCTCAATTTTCCGGAACATTCATAAGCTGCCCGCAGCGACAACGCTCGTAATTGATCGAAACAACTGGAGGGCCACTCCTCAAAAATACTGGCAGTTGAACTTCGAACCGGATGAATCAAAGAGTCTGGACCAGTGGATCGAAGAGCTCTCGAATAAGTTTGATGAAACGACAGATGCGCATCGAATTGCAGACGTTCCAGTCGGAGCGTTTTTGAGCGGGGGAGTCGATTCGAGTGCTGTCGTTGGATCACTCATGCAATCTGGAACCGAAGCGATCAAAACGTTTTCGATCGGTTTCGAGGAAGAAGCTTTCAGCGAACTTCCTTACGCCAAAATCATCGCAGAGAAATTTCAAACTGAACACATCGAAGAGACCGTCACTTCTGATGCCGTTGCCGGACTTGCAGACCTCGTCCACTACTACGATGAACCCTTTGCTGATTCCTCTGCGATCCCAACGATGGCAGTCTGCAAGGTCGCCCACGAACATGTCAAAGTCGTTCTTTCGGGAGATGGAGGGGATGAAGCCTTCGGCGGGTATTCGCGATACGCACACGACCTCAAAGAAGCCAAACTACGAGCCCTGCTCCCTCAATGGTTTCGAAAATCAATTCTGCATCAAGCTGCGATTATTTGGCCCAAGGCCGATTGGTTACCCCGTCCCATGCGGCTGAAGACAGCGCTTACAAATTTGTCCCTCAAAGACGACGCTGCATATGCAAATACGATTTCACTATGCCGTCCCGACATGCGACGCGAACTGCTTCGCCAAGATGTCAGTGAGCATCTCAACGGGTACCACCCAGAAGACCGCATCATCCGTGGCTTCCAGCAGGGAAACACGTCACCACTCAATGGCATGCTCTCCGCCGACACCTCAATGCTACTCCCTGACGACTTTTTAACGAAAGTTGACCGAGCCAGCATGGCCGTCGGACTTGAAGTACGACCACCGATGGTTGATCACGAATTTCTCGAACTTGCGTCCAAGGTCCCTTCGTCACTCAAAGTGAAAGATGGAGAGACCAAATGGATTTTCAAAAAAGCTTGCGAGAAGCGTCTTCCGCTAGACATTATCTGGCGACGAAAGCAGGGCTTTGAAATCCCCGCCGATGACTGGTTGCGGGGACCTCTGCGAGAGATATTCGAAAGCCAGGTCCTCTCGCAGAACAGCCAAGTTGCAAACTTCATCGAGATCAAAACCGCAAAAAAACTGTACAATGCTCACCTCAACAAAACCGGCCGCTACGGCAGCGTCCTCTGGTCCTTACTTGTCCTTGGCTGCTGGATGAACCACTGGTGTTCGGAGTAAAACCATGCGGATCAACTTCTTGACTTTTCGGTTTAAAAAACATGTCTCCTAAAATCACAATCGTTCAACTGCTGCATAGCATGACTGTCGGCGGTGCCGAGGTTCTTGCTGCAGGGTTGGCTCGGAGATTGGGGGATCGGTATCGGTTTGTTTTTGTTTGCCTCGATTCCGTCGGAGAGTTAGGAGAACAACTCCGTGATGAAGGTTTTCCTCTCGTCGTTCTCCATCGCGGAACAGGAATTGACTGGACTTGCTCGCGAGCATTGAAAGAAGAACTGAAATCACAAGAGGCAACAATCGTTCATGCCCATCAGTACACTCCATTTTTCTACGCATTGACCACCGGGATTTCCGGCCGTCGACCTCCCATTCTTTTTACCGAACATGGCCGTTTTTTCCCCGATCTTCCTAATCGAAAGCATGCCATCTTCAATCGACTGTTAATGCGAAAAAATGACCGCATCGTTGGCGTTGGCGAGGCTGTTCGTAAAGCTCTTGTAGACAACGAAGGAATCCCTGAAAATCGGACTCAGGTGATCTACAATGGAATCGACCTCACCAAATTTGAGGCAACAGACGCTTCTGCACGCAGCAGGATTCGTAACGAACTTGCAATCGGCGAGAATGATTTTGTCGTCTCACTTGTTGGTCGCCTGAACGATTTAAAGGATCACTCGACAGCGATTCGGACCGCCAGACGCGTCGCTGAACAGCTGCCGAATTTCCGAATGCTTTTCGTTGGCGAAGGAGAAGAGCGTACGAAAATTGAGGCAGAAATTCGTGAGGCACAACTTGAACAGACAATCACACTACTTGGGACACGCCACGATATTCCGGAAATCCTGCAAGCCTCCGATGTCTGCTTTTTGTCGAGCTTGAGCGAAGGAATTCCGTTGACGCTGATTGAAGGAATGGCTGCCGGACTGCCGGTTGTGGCGACTGACGTAGGCGGAAACTCTGAAGTTGTCATTCAAGATAAAACAGGCTATCTCGCCCCATCTGGAGATGATGAAACCCTTGCGAGTTACTTAATCACACTTGGGAAAGACCCGGCACTGCGAAGTCGACTCGGAGAATCTGGCCGCCAGCGGGCTCGTCAACATTTTTCAGAAATTGAAAACCACAGAAGATACCAGGAACTTTACGATGCGATGTCGGGCATCGCATCCACGTAAGCTGTCACCCTGCAATGCAAAAAGAAATCGAAACAATCTCTGAAACACCATCGAGCCAACCACTCACACTTGAGGTTCTGCAAAATCAAGATGTGCTGAATTCGGCGTCCGAGATCTGGAGAGACCAAGCGTTGCCGGATCACCCAGCTAACGACCTGAGATGGCTGCGGGTGCTTGCAAAAGGTTTTGGTCACCGCCCGCTCCTCTTGCGAGCCAAGCGTGGCGAGAGCGTGATTGGACAACTCCCATTGGCCAAGGTTCAAGGGCCAATCTTTGGAAAATTTCTTGTTGGCTTACCTTACCTGAACTCAGGAGGTGTCAAAACTGACGACGAAGCAGCTGCCGCGATGCTCATTGAGCAGGCCATCCACCTCACTGATGAGCACGACTGTCGCTACCTTGAACTTCGACATGAAGAACCGAGGGTGAACCCTGGTTTCAATGCGGAACTCACAACAAAAATTCACATGCGACTGGCACTCCAAGAAAACGTAGAAGCCCAACGAGCTGCCCTCAAGGCGAGTGTTCGCAATCAAGTCAAAAAAGGTGAGAAGCAAGGTTTCACAATCCATTGGGGTGGCCCCGAACTCCTCAATGACTTCTACAAGGTTTTCAGCCGGCGGATGCGAGACTTGGGGACGCCAGTTTATGGCCGAAAGTTCTTCGCTGCGATACTTGATGAATTCAAAGATGGCGCCGAATTTTGTTCTGTTCGCGATGGCAAAAGACCTATTGCTGTTGCGCTGCTGATTCATGGTTCAACAGTCACAGAAGTTCCGAGCGCGAGTTCACTTCCCGAATACAATCGAACAAACGCCAACATGCTGATGTATTGGAACTTACTCGTACGCAGCGTCGAACGGGGCCAGACGATTTTCGACTTCGGCCGTTCTACAATAGATGGGCCGACATTCAAGTTCAAAAAACAATGGGGCTGTCAACAAGAACCTGCCATCTGGCAATACTATCTCCGCGAAGGCAATGTTGACGATATGCGGCCCGACAGCGGAAAGAAAAAGATGTTGATCGAACTTTGGAAACGTCTTCCGGTCTGGCTCGCCAACATCATCGGCCCGTGGATTGTTAAAGGGATTCCTTAAACTCTCCAGACTTCCACCATTCTTGATACCGACTTCATCTGTAAATTGTATTCCTGAGATGCCCACCAACTCACTGAAAATTCTCGCTGTGACCAGCGAGATCCCATGGCCGTTAAATTCTGGTGGTCACCTTCGATCTTTTTATTTGCTACGTGAAATATCGAAGTCTGCTTCTCTGCGTCTGGTCGTTCCTGCGGATCCTTCCCAAGACGAAAACGTGAGAGCACTTATTGAGCAAGGCATCAATGTGATCCCCGTTCCGGGATGCGTGCGAAAACGACACACTGAAGCATGGAAAATCCTCAAATCAATCGTCCGACGAGAATCATACGTTTTCTATCGACGGCACTACTGGAAGCAAGTTGCCGCAGAAATCAGAAAGCAAATTGAACTCGAGCGACCGGATTTGGTGTATTTTGACCATCTCGATTCATTTACCTATCGCAAGGAGATCGGCGATCTTCCGTTCGTCGTCGACATGCACAACGTTTACTCAGCGATATCTCAACGACTCGCAAATGAAACTAGGAACCCTCTGAAGAAAGCGTACCTTCACCACGAGACTCAACTGATCCAGAAGGCTGAAGAACAAGTCGCGAAATCCGCTCGCTCAGTTTTTGCTGTTTCTGACATTGAACGCGAACACTTTCGAAGCCTCGGTGCAACGTTTGCCTCTACAATTCCCAACGGAGTCAATTGCGAGCAATACAAAAACAACAAGGAAAAACCAAACACAAACAGCCGGGAGATCCTATTTGTAGGAGACCTGTCATGGGCGCCGAACATCAGCGCCGCACTCTTTCTGGCAAACGAAGTGATCCCAAAAGTTCGACAACACTCAAACGACGCGACC from Thalassoglobus polymorphus includes the following:
- a CDS encoding glycosyltransferase, with the protein product MSTTGKMLVLTGNFPTVSQTFVLREIQAAKELGWSVHVIASGVGNETDLKQASEYGISQKEYSILNWRYCIPTFNCKNKKIIEAAERDKYGWYLSLKRKTYFKKLLKHAFVQQADLIHAHFVQWASEVGVGLSRILGIPLTIEAHDGHLPLYPKETLTKVQNTASAIGCVSNEWVDVWANKTGSREKLHWLPNGVDLGEFKIAPQKTSKTPVIISVSNCVEHKRPQDLLQAAAILKKKELDFKMVIVGGGPFLTRLRKLSSDLALNDTCRLIGAQPHSRVREEFLAADIFALCSERESFGIVTVEAMSSGLPTITSRTAGAKDIVLEGETGYTFNAGDVASLTQHLERLIKDHRLRRSMGLKGRDRASSKFSWQNHMNIVSGMWHMPETQKRTVPQSHEDPHE
- a CDS encoding glycosyltransferase family 4 protein; its protein translation is MKKILLLSEVFPPQNGGSGRWFWEIYSRLNREQVCIAAGEHEGAEEFDRQHELNVERLPLTLSTWGVASWSGFNGYWRIFKRVLKVVRREKITMIHAGRCLPEAVVAMAVKKLKGTPYVFYVHGEDVNTAWSSRELTFLVRRALNSATYCIANSQNTARLLQEDWGLPAEKIQVLHPGVDTQRFMPEERSLSIRESLGWGDRTVILTVGRLQKRKGQDMLIRALPAIREQFPDVLYSIVGDGAQRESLERLAEELGVKESLQFQGETTDEELAACYRQCDLFALPNREIDGDIEGFGMVLLEAQASGRPVLAGDSGGTAETMDIDKTGVIADCTSPEPLAEAILKLLNDEARREQMGREARGWVVSQFDWSALARQAGELFGVEVVAGLEGCSVAEGSEVASDAN
- a CDS encoding glycosyltransferase family 4 protein; translated protein: MNRVLPHNVLLLSNSPKIGGGNRSLLLLHQGLKSRGVAGSVVVPEEGPMAQACLAESVPYNLHEIDSPSWQRPDRAWLSARRWSRILQQSNADIIHANDTTTARSVAIAAWRADVPVVCHIRFPLGPEAIAWTFKRLPKPTAFIFNSHALKAECGPHFEQACPESKQYVVHNAVNLEQFYPSPKQSRKYRVGILANLIPIKGHIDFLQMARLILKQGCEMEFSLIGEDIHNTGYRSELEQIATDLGLSKSVQFLGHRNDIPELLAELDLLVCPSHVEPFGRCLIEAMACEKPVVATRVGGIPEVVDDGVTGLLVPASSPHSLAEAVLRIHSDSELANAMGKAGRKRVEKLFTPEAHAEAIHQVYDAALTVTDKRKSPKLATTVLED
- a CDS encoding acyltransferase; protein product: MKETVKNLANFVASLLALPFVGCYQLSKALIGETQAFPGYSQAVSVLPGFCGIYFRKSFYRVVLPYVGRDACICFGTVFSHPGVSVGKTAYVGVGCMIGDVEIGDDVLIGSHVSIINGNRQHGIDRLDLPIREQVGVYPRITIGQDSWIGDRAIVMANVGKHCVIGAGSVVTKPVNDYEIVVGNPAKVIGRRDELQPAKDSV
- a CDS encoding sulfotransferase; translated protein: MNTIKKTVFKVFDKITQHQSGVDSLVRCLGPIFGKRFLTSGGIENTRAPYSDLPQSNDLNQTNSRSDIVLLTGRFRSGSTLLWNVFRQLDGTTSFYEPFNERRWFDPQTRGANVDGTHRQVNSYWEEYEDAEDLAEFYHEDWIRRGLYMDEGSWDGQMKRYLERMIEHSSGRPVLQFNRIDFRLPWFRHYFPNAKIIHIYRHPREQWCSTLQDISLFGPEDGTIEDFSSADKFYLRTWVNDLKPHFPFLAETSVHPYRHYYWIWKLSYLFGQQYAHHSLCFENLVAQPNQELKAVFDLLNIEIQDWTKIESIFEKPVTGRWQQYASNEWFRAHESECETVLDAFLGRSDATLKS